The DNA region GTGGATCTGGCCAACCATTTCAGCTCGCAGGGGCTGCCGGTGGCCATGATCTGCGCCCGCTTGCAGGGGGAACTTCTGCCACGGCTGCATCCCGAGGTGCGCCGCATCGACCTGGGGGTGCCCCGGATCCTGAGCAGTTTGTTGCCGCTCTGGTTCACGCTGCGTCGCCACCGTTTCGAGGTGGTCTTTTCCGCCATGACCCACGCCAACGTGGTGTTGCTGCTGGCCGGTCGCCTTTTGGCAGGCAGCGATGGGCGGGTGGTGGTTCAGGAGGTGGCGCGTTTCAACGAGGGACGCAACCTGCGACTGGCCCGGCAGGAGAGGCTGGTTTGCTGGCTGGCGGAACGTCTCTACCATCGGGCCGACGCGGTTCTGGCCATCTCCGATCTGATTGTGGACGAGTTGCAGGCCGGACGTGCCAAACCCCTGAAGAATGTGGTAGTGTTGCCCAATCCGGTTGATCTGGAACGCATCCGGCGGTTGGGTCAAGAGCCGCCGCACCATCCCTGGCTGGGGGACGGCGACTCTCTGCCGGTGATCATGGGCATGGGGCGGTTGGCGCCGGAGAAGGATTTCGCCACGCTGATCCGGGCCTTTGCCCGCCTTCAGGATTCCGTGCCCTCCCGCCTGATCCTGGTGGGAGAGGGGGCCGGACGGGTCGAGTTGCAGCGTCTGGTGCAGAGCCTGGGGCTTGCCGACCGGGTGGCGATGCCCGGTTTTCTGGATAATCCCTACGGCGATCTGGCCCGGTGCCGTCTGTTCGTACTCTCTTCCGTCGCCGAAGGCTTCTCCCTGGCGTTGGCGGAGGCTCTGGCCCTGGGACGCCCGGTGGTGGTCACAGCCTGCGGTGAGCCTCCCCTCGATATGGTGGGCCGGGGTCGATACGGAGCCGTGGTGCCCGTCGGGGATGTGGAGGCCATGGCGCGGGCCATGGCGGAGAGCCTCTCCCGGAAGTGGCAGTCGACGGAGCTTTCGGCGCGTGTGGAACGATACGGGATTGACCCGGTGGCCCGACAGTACCGGAAGATTCTTTGGGGGGATTGACGCCGCTCCGGCGGCGAGCCGATGGGGACGGACGAGTGG from Magnetococcales bacterium includes:
- a CDS encoding glycosyltransferase; the protein is MNGTRGGIAFFLPSLVGGGAERVFVDLANHFSSQGLPVAMICARLQGELLPRLHPEVRRIDLGVPRILSSLLPLWFTLRRHRFEVVFSAMTHANVVLLLAGRLLAGSDGRVVVQEVARFNEGRNLRLARQERLVCWLAERLYHRADAVLAISDLIVDELQAGRAKPLKNVVVLPNPVDLERIRRLGQEPPHHPWLGDGDSLPVIMGMGRLAPEKDFATLIRAFARLQDSVPSRLILVGEGAGRVELQRLVQSLGLADRVAMPGFLDNPYGDLARCRLFVLSSVAEGFSLALAEALALGRPVVVTACGEPPLDMVGRGRYGAVVPVGDVEAMARAMAESLSRKWQSTELSARVERYGIDPVARQYRKILWGD